The Acidimicrobiia bacterium genome includes a window with the following:
- the ald gene encoding alanine dehydrogenase → MTVGVPREVKKDEHRVAITPDGVHEMASHGVTVVVETGAGADSSIADDDYRAVGAEIAPDAETVWGRAGLVMKVKEPQASEFAFMRADLTLFTYLHLAAYPEVADALLHAGTTGIAYETVQLNGALPLLAPMSEVAGRMAPQVGAHFLERRPGGRGILMGGAPGVRPARVVVLGAGNVGWNAAWIAQGMEAEVLLLDKNLDRLRWVDQIHRGRIMTLASNTAAVARAVADADLVIGAVLVPGGRAPQLVTETMIRTMKERTVIVDCAIDQGGCIEGIKETTHTDPVYERFGVLHYAVGNVPGAVPNTSTYALTNATLPYAVELATRGVHAAVRADAALAMGVNTFAGAVPNAAVADALGRDRADLESLLGG, encoded by the coding sequence ATGACGGTCGGCGTGCCGCGTGAGGTCAAGAAGGACGAGCACCGCGTCGCGATCACACCCGACGGCGTGCACGAGATGGCGAGTCACGGAGTCACCGTCGTCGTCGAGACCGGTGCGGGCGCGGACTCGAGCATCGCCGACGACGACTACCGCGCGGTCGGCGCGGAGATCGCGCCCGACGCGGAGACCGTGTGGGGTCGCGCGGGTCTCGTGATGAAGGTGAAGGAGCCGCAGGCGTCGGAGTTCGCGTTCATGCGCGCCGACCTCACGCTGTTCACGTACCTCCACCTCGCCGCGTATCCCGAAGTCGCCGACGCGCTGTTGCACGCGGGCACGACCGGCATCGCGTACGAGACGGTGCAGCTCAACGGCGCACTCCCGCTGCTCGCGCCGATGAGCGAGGTCGCGGGGCGCATGGCACCGCAGGTCGGCGCGCACTTCCTCGAACGTCGCCCCGGAGGTCGCGGCATCCTCATGGGTGGCGCGCCGGGTGTGCGGCCCGCGCGCGTCGTCGTGCTCGGCGCGGGCAACGTCGGCTGGAACGCGGCGTGGATCGCGCAGGGGATGGAAGCCGAGGTGCTCCTGCTCGACAAGAACCTCGACCGCCTGCGCTGGGTCGACCAGATCCACCGCGGCCGCATCATGACGCTCGCGAGCAACACCGCGGCGGTCGCGCGCGCGGTCGCCGACGCCGACCTCGTGATCGGAGCGGTGCTCGTGCCTGGGGGGCGGGCGCCGCAACTCGTGACCGAGACGATGATCAGGACGATGAAGGAACGGACCGTCATCGTCGACTGCGCGATCGATCAGGGCGGCTGCATCGAGGGCATCAAGGAGACCACGCACACCGACCCCGTCTACGAGCGGTTCGGCGTGCTGCACTACGCGGTCGGCAACGTTCCCGGTGCCGTGCCGAACACGTCGACGTACGCGCTGACGAACGCGACGTTGCCCTACGCGGTCGAGCTCGCGACGCGCGGCGTGCACGCGGCGGTGCGCGCCGATGCCGCGCTCGCGATGGGCGTGAACACGTTCGCCGGCGCGGTGCCGAACGCGGCCGTCGCCGACGCGCTCGGCCGCGATCGCGCCGACCTGGAGTCGTTACTCGGCGGGTAG
- the csrA gene encoding carbon storage regulator CsrA, translating into MLVLTRRANQSIMIGDDVVVTVLDVRGDQVRIGIKAPRSVDVHREEVYLALQRDAAREANAQSDEEQVIDLVDDHASALPAE; encoded by the coding sequence GTGCTCGTGCTCACCCGTCGCGCGAACCAGAGCATCATGATCGGCGACGATGTCGTCGTAACCGTGCTCGACGTCCGTGGCGACCAGGTACGCATCGGGATCAAGGCCCCGCGTTCGGTCGACGTGCACCGCGAAGAGGTTTATCTCGCGCTGCAGCGCGACGCCGCGCGCGAAGCGAACGCGCAGTCCGACGAGGAGCAGGTGATCGACCTCGTCGACGACCACGCGAGCGCACTACCCGCCGAGTAA
- a CDS encoding response regulator transcription factor, protein MEPISPASESRAARAARSAVVVDELALVRLGLAGVLADAGPEGVVVAAGAAGGREGAELVRLHDADLAVVGSPADMPLLEAVRRARAASTRTLIVALLGTAHVDRVAAIVEVGADGVALRGGGPDELREAFATVLAGGRFVAPMLSTGLVGTLEASEPDAGERGHDLLTYREREVLALLAGGATNREIAASLSVTVATVKSHLVHLYAKLEVRNRQEALSRAVGLGLLA, encoded by the coding sequence TTGGAGCCGATCAGCCCAGCCAGCGAGAGCCGCGCCGCGCGCGCGGCGCGCTCGGCGGTCGTCGTCGACGAGCTCGCCCTCGTGCGGCTCGGACTCGCGGGCGTGCTGGCCGATGCGGGGCCCGAGGGGGTCGTCGTCGCTGCCGGTGCGGCCGGTGGCCGGGAGGGCGCGGAGCTGGTGCGGCTCCACGACGCCGACCTCGCGGTCGTGGGCTCCCCCGCCGACATGCCGCTGCTCGAGGCCGTGCGCCGGGCCCGCGCCGCCTCGACCCGCACCCTGATCGTGGCCCTGCTCGGGACCGCGCACGTCGACCGGGTGGCGGCGATCGTGGAGGTCGGCGCCGACGGGGTCGCCCTCCGGGGCGGTGGTCCCGACGAGCTGCGGGAGGCCTTCGCCACCGTGCTCGCCGGCGGCCGGTTCGTGGCGCCGATGCTCTCCACCGGGCTCGTCGGCACGCTCGAGGCGAGCGAGCCCGACGCGGGCGAGCGCGGGCACGACCTCCTCACGTACCGGGAGCGCGAGGTGCTGGCGCTCCTCGCGGGCGGCGCGACCAACCGCGAGATCGCGGCGTCGCTCTCGGTGACGGTGGCGACCGTGAAGTCCCACCTCGTGCACCTCTACGCCAAGCTCGAGGTGCGCAACCGCCAAGAGGCCCTCAGCCGCGCGGTCGGGCTGGGTCTTCTGGCCTAG
- a CDS encoding sigma-70 family RNA polymerase sigma factor, whose protein sequence is MKTNMIDETRAQLESDLVRENLALVQYVTSEIAHRVPSHVNRGDLVSAGMLGLAQAARSFDPDRGIAFDRFASTRIRGALLDELRGRDWASRSVRARARGMQQATDELTNKLGRPPTPEEIADALHIPADTVRKLVDDVHRATVLNYESLVIEGDAEEFLTAGELSPEDAILERERRGVLTDAVAALPERLRRVVVGYFFEERSMQALADELGVSESRVSQLRAEALLLLKDGMNSQLDPDQLAPEPRPNGRVARRKAAYYTSVAGGSTPQQRISEAGQSIYDKVAAREEQERAVLS, encoded by the coding sequence GTGAAGACCAACATGATCGACGAGACGCGCGCCCAACTCGAATCCGATCTCGTGCGGGAGAACCTCGCGCTCGTTCAGTACGTGACGTCGGAGATCGCTCACCGCGTCCCGAGCCACGTGAACCGGGGCGACCTCGTGTCGGCGGGCATGCTCGGGTTGGCGCAGGCCGCCCGCAGCTTCGACCCCGATCGCGGCATCGCCTTCGATCGTTTCGCCTCCACCCGCATCCGCGGCGCGCTGCTCGACGAGCTGCGCGGCCGCGACTGGGCGAGCCGTTCGGTGCGCGCCCGGGCACGCGGCATGCAGCAGGCGACCGACGAGCTGACCAACAAGCTCGGCCGCCCGCCGACGCCCGAAGAGATCGCCGACGCACTGCACATCCCCGCCGACACGGTGCGCAAGCTCGTCGACGACGTGCACCGCGCCACCGTCCTCAACTACGAGTCGCTCGTCATCGAGGGCGACGCCGAGGAGTTCCTGACCGCCGGCGAGCTCAGCCCCGAGGACGCGATCCTCGAGCGCGAGCGCCGCGGGGTGCTCACGGATGCCGTCGCCGCGTTGCCGGAGCGCCTGCGCCGCGTCGTCGTCGGCTACTTCTTCGAGGAGCGTTCGATGCAGGCGCTCGCCGACGAGCTGGGAGTGAGCGAGAGCCGCGTGTCGCAGCTGCGCGCCGAGGCGCTGCTCCTGCTGAAGGACGGCATGAACAGCCAGCTCGATCCCGACCAGCTCGCGCCCGAGCCCCGGCCCAACGGCCGCGTCGCCCGGCGCAAGGCCGCGTACTACACGTCGGTCGCCGGCGGCTCGACGCCCCAGCAACGGATCTCGGAAGCGGGCCAGAGCATCTACGACAAGGTCGCCGCCCGCGAAGAGCAGGAGCGCGCGGTTCTCTCCTAA
- a CDS encoding DUF4129 domain-containing protein, which yields MSVPRTPSPARRALGWGAVALGLVAVVAMAANGAVWSTQHDAGARSLPHAVVVGALVVAGGLGVLLILAALATTRAGETPEQRRRRWATAVSFIVAIALISIIRLSIGGLHANDSSHSSGGSGNAHPVGPTGAGTHAAPATWLPLVFVALGVVALFLTTQARRRPRVPPEGVAAEDETIALLDASLDDLRREPDPRRAVVAAYARMERRLAARGFARRPAETPTEYLQRALSPRASGAPTVGVEPLRELTELAELARFSAAPIDEAMRARAIAALEHLRAELRTADVRVAV from the coding sequence GTGAGCGTCCCGCGCACGCCGTCGCCCGCTCGCCGGGCTCTGGGTTGGGGCGCCGTGGCGCTCGGGCTCGTCGCCGTCGTCGCGATGGCCGCCAACGGCGCGGTCTGGAGCACGCAGCACGACGCCGGCGCGCGCTCGCTGCCGCACGCGGTCGTCGTCGGCGCGCTCGTCGTCGCCGGTGGGCTCGGTGTGCTGCTGATCCTCGCCGCGCTCGCGACCACGCGCGCGGGCGAGACACCCGAGCAACGGCGCCGGCGCTGGGCGACCGCGGTCAGCTTCATCGTCGCGATCGCGCTCATCTCGATCATCCGCTTGTCGATCGGCGGACTGCACGCCAACGACTCGTCGCACTCGTCGGGCGGATCGGGGAACGCGCACCCGGTCGGGCCGACCGGCGCGGGAACCCACGCCGCGCCGGCAACGTGGTTGCCGCTCGTGTTCGTCGCGCTCGGCGTCGTTGCACTGTTCCTCACGACGCAGGCACGACGGCGGCCGCGCGTCCCGCCCGAAGGGGTCGCGGCGGAGGACGAGACGATCGCGCTGCTCGACGCATCGCTCGACGACCTGCGGCGCGAACCCGACCCGCGGCGCGCGGTCGTCGCCGCGTACGCGCGGATGGAGCGTCGCCTCGCGGCGCGCGGCTTCGCTCGTCGACCCGCCGAGACGCCGACCGAGTACCTGCAACGGGCGCTCAGCCCCCGCGCGTCCGGCGCGCCAACGGTCGGGGTCGAGCCACTCCGCGAGCTCACCGAGCTCGCGGAGCTCGCGCGGTTCTCGGCCGCGCCGATCGACGAGGCGATGCGAGCACGCGCGATCGCGGCGCTCGAGCACCTCCGCGCCGAGCTCCGCACGGCCGACGTTCGCGTCGCGGTCTGA
- a CDS encoding AAA family ATPase, protein MTDALTIAQTRAYADAILDEVERAVVGKRDALRLVLLGLLADGHVLVDDNPGLAKTLMARSFAQVINMRFSRVQFTPDLMPSDVTGATIFNQQTREFEFRAGPLFANLLLGDEINRAPPKTQAALLEAMQERQVTADGVTHPLPRPFFVIATQNPIEYEGTYPLPEAQLDRFLLRTGVGYPDAGTEWAMLEQRIERRTDEVALAPVVSAETLVAMQRALELVHVAESVGRYVVSIVAATRESAKVEVGASPRGSLAVMKLARAHAALQGRDFVSPDDVKAVAVAALAHRLVLRTELWVRRVRPESVIEEIVASVPTPPAEDLVRRAADAEPEGDPIAGR, encoded by the coding sequence GTGACCGACGCGCTCACGATCGCGCAGACACGTGCGTACGCCGACGCGATCCTCGACGAGGTCGAACGCGCGGTCGTCGGCAAACGCGACGCGTTGCGACTCGTGCTGCTCGGTCTGCTCGCCGACGGCCACGTGCTCGTCGACGACAACCCTGGCCTCGCGAAGACCTTGATGGCACGCTCGTTCGCGCAGGTCATCAACATGCGCTTCTCACGCGTGCAGTTCACGCCCGACCTCATGCCCTCCGACGTCACCGGCGCGACGATCTTCAACCAGCAGACGCGCGAGTTCGAGTTCCGCGCCGGTCCCCTGTTCGCCAACCTGCTCCTCGGCGACGAGATCAACCGCGCGCCACCGAAGACCCAGGCCGCGCTGCTCGAGGCGATGCAGGAACGGCAGGTCACCGCCGACGGCGTCACGCATCCGCTGCCGCGACCGTTCTTCGTCATCGCGACACAGAACCCGATCGAGTACGAGGGCACGTACCCGCTGCCCGAGGCACAGCTCGACCGCTTCCTGCTCCGCACCGGCGTCGGCTATCCCGATGCCGGCACCGAGTGGGCGATGCTCGAGCAGCGCATCGAACGGCGCACCGACGAGGTCGCGCTGGCACCGGTCGTCTCGGCCGAGACGCTCGTCGCGATGCAACGCGCGCTCGAGCTGGTGCACGTGGCCGAGAGCGTCGGGCGTTACGTCGTCTCGATCGTCGCCGCGACGCGCGAGAGCGCGAAGGTCGAGGTCGGCGCGAGTCCGCGCGGCAGCCTCGCAGTCATGAAGCTCGCGCGTGCCCACGCCGCGCTCCAGGGCCGTGACTTCGTGAGTCCCGACGACGTGAAGGCGGTCGCGGTCGCCGCGCTCGCGCACCGGCTCGTGCTGCGCACCGAGCTGTGGGTCCGCCGCGTCCGACCCGAATCCGTGATCGAGGAGATCGTCGCGTCCGTTCCCACGCCGCCGGCCGAAGACCTCGTGCGGCGCGCCGCCGACGCCGAGCCCGAGGGCGACCCGATCGCCGGGCGGTGA
- a CDS encoding DUF58 domain-containing protein, translated as MSAPRGTARLHAYTVLAAVGLLTALATGRPEPAALAAPFAIALVVGMAAATPPDVRVSVEPDTDRVVEGDTVVITLTVTAAADTRPVEVLLELPDGLDLIEPDERAAWSVALRADEPSTFEAAVDARVWGRYDVGRVVVRVRPAFGVLEWQWRLHSPRIVRVLPSAPTLRRILHPFDTRSDTGHQVARVRGEGIEFADVRAFRPGDRASRVNWRVTARRGETWVNDQHPERNADAVLLLDTFADGPAGGSQSLDRAVRVACSLADAMLTARDRVGVISLGGSTDWIAPALGERARWVVVEHLLASRARWSDAERSLRWLPPSVLPPRALVVAVTPLVDDRIVQAVVDTRRRGFDVTVIVLEPSLDADVDVPMTARRLWALERNARRRTLEATGVRVATLDDGDPLPLVVANLDHARARVGTVRR; from the coding sequence ATGAGCGCGCCGCGCGGCACCGCGCGGCTGCACGCGTACACCGTGCTCGCCGCGGTCGGGCTCCTCACTGCGCTCGCAACGGGACGTCCCGAACCCGCGGCGCTCGCCGCGCCCTTTGCCATCGCGCTCGTCGTCGGCATGGCCGCGGCGACCCCACCGGACGTGCGCGTGTCGGTGGAGCCCGATACGGACCGCGTCGTCGAGGGCGACACGGTGGTGATCACACTCACCGTGACTGCAGCCGCCGACACGCGTCCGGTCGAGGTCCTGCTCGAGCTCCCGGACGGCCTCGACCTGATCGAGCCCGACGAACGCGCGGCGTGGAGCGTCGCACTGCGCGCCGACGAACCGAGCACGTTCGAGGCGGCCGTCGACGCGCGCGTGTGGGGACGCTACGACGTCGGCCGCGTCGTGGTGCGGGTGCGACCCGCGTTCGGCGTGCTCGAGTGGCAATGGCGGCTGCACTCACCGCGCATCGTGCGGGTGCTGCCGAGCGCGCCGACCCTGCGCCGGATCCTGCACCCGTTCGACACACGGAGCGATACCGGCCATCAGGTCGCGCGCGTTCGCGGTGAGGGCATCGAGTTCGCCGACGTCCGAGCGTTCCGACCCGGCGATCGCGCATCACGCGTGAACTGGCGCGTCACCGCGCGACGCGGCGAGACGTGGGTGAACGATCAGCATCCCGAGCGCAACGCCGACGCGGTCCTCCTGCTCGACACGTTCGCCGACGGTCCCGCCGGCGGCTCGCAGTCGCTCGATCGCGCCGTGCGCGTCGCCTGCTCCCTCGCGGACGCGATGCTCACCGCACGCGATCGCGTCGGCGTCATCAGCCTCGGTGGATCGACCGACTGGATCGCGCCGGCGCTCGGTGAGCGCGCCCGCTGGGTCGTCGTCGAACACCTGCTCGCGAGCCGCGCGCGCTGGTCGGATGCGGAGCGGTCGCTGCGCTGGCTGCCTCCGTCGGTGCTGCCGCCCCGCGCGCTCGTCGTCGCGGTCACGCCGCTCGTCGACGATCGCATCGTCCAAGCGGTCGTCGACACCCGCCGGCGCGGTTTCGACGTCACCGTGATCGTCCTCGAACCTTCGCTCGACGCCGACGTCGACGTTCCCATGACCGCGCGCCGGCTCTGGGCGCTCGAACGGAACGCGCGCCGGCGCACGCTGGAGGCGACGGGCGTGCGCGTCGCGACCCTCGACGACGGCGATCCGCTTCCACTCGTCGTCGCGAACCTCGACCACGCGCGCGCCCGGGTCGGAACGGTGCGGCGTTGA
- a CDS encoding SRPBCC family protein, translating into MTDLHIDATLTTTADPAAVWKLLGDIGTWTTWGRWTLAELEREGKLDPAGVGAIRRFRYLGRETREEVVGFDAPTRFAYELMSGLPLRNYHAEVTVVPDGAGARLDWHSVFDATPRARLVQPYLAWFVRDTAKRLLRAAERDGVNSG; encoded by the coding sequence ATGACCGACCTGCACATCGATGCGACCTTGACGACGACCGCCGATCCCGCGGCGGTGTGGAAGCTGCTCGGCGACATCGGCACGTGGACGACATGGGGCCGCTGGACCCTCGCCGAGCTCGAGCGTGAGGGAAAGCTCGATCCGGCCGGTGTCGGCGCGATTCGCCGCTTCCGCTATCTCGGGCGCGAGACGCGCGAGGAGGTGGTCGGCTTCGACGCGCCGACCCGGTTCGCGTACGAGCTCATGTCGGGGTTGCCGCTGCGCAACTACCACGCGGAGGTGACGGTCGTTCCCGACGGTGCGGGCGCGCGCCTCGACTGGCACTCGGTGTTCGACGCGACACCGCGCGCGCGACTCGTGCAGCCCTATCTCGCGTGGTTCGTACGCGACACCGCGAAGCGTTTGCTGCGCGCGGCCGAGCGAGACGGAGTCAACTCCGGCTGA
- a CDS encoding low affinity iron permease family protein — MTTYERYGVEDPEWAPNRQAVLMPTEVSSRVGFFDRFAGLTSKLSSRAPFFAFCLLLVALWLLQGVISVIAHGNFSSFTSSSYQLEINTTTTIITFLLVALLQNSQTREAQATQHKLNALADGLADLMNHIAERDDDTGLRRDIRELRAAVGLEDRESTTKNRAD, encoded by the coding sequence ATGACAACGTACGAGCGTTACGGCGTGGAAGATCCGGAATGGGCACCGAATCGGCAGGCGGTGCTGATGCCGACCGAGGTGTCGAGCCGGGTCGGCTTCTTCGACCGGTTCGCGGGGCTCACCTCGAAGCTCTCGAGCCGCGCGCCGTTCTTCGCGTTCTGCCTCCTGCTCGTCGCGCTCTGGCTCCTCCAAGGAGTCATCAGCGTGATCGCGCACGGCAACTTCTCGTCGTTCACATCGAGCTCGTACCAGCTCGAGATCAACACGACGACGACGATCATCACCTTCCTGCTCGTCGCGCTGCTGCAGAACAGCCAGACGCGTGAGGCGCAGGCCACGCAGCACAAGTTGAACGCGCTCGCCGACGGCCTCGCCGATCTGATGAACCACATCGCCGAACGCGACGACGACACCGGCCTGCGACGCGACATCCGTGAGCTGCGCGCCGCGGTCGGGCTCGAGGACCGCGAGAGCACCACGAAGAACCGCGCCGACTGA
- a CDS encoding FKBP-type peptidyl-prolyl cis-trans isomerase — MANKQTPRAGRPTHRPRTATAVRRQQRQQRRKRAVTSGVAVVIVALIVIALVITVGTGNNSASSTSSSSSSSTAPTTTVAKLPSVAGKPCVAVKGALPKGAPAVPVQLGKPPTKLVTRDLKVGTGAVVKATQTVTVDYIGVSCTTGKIFDSSYASGKPVSFPLNQVIKGWTDGIAGMKVGGERVLGIPPALAYGSDGRAPDIAPDETLWFVVTVRSAK; from the coding sequence TTGGCCAACAAGCAGACCCCGCGAGCCGGCCGGCCGACCCATCGGCCCCGGACGGCGACGGCCGTCCGGCGCCAGCAGCGCCAACAGCGCCGCAAGCGCGCCGTCACCAGCGGGGTCGCAGTCGTGATCGTGGCGCTCATCGTGATCGCGCTCGTGATCACGGTCGGCACGGGGAACAACAGCGCGTCGTCGACGAGCTCGTCGTCCAGCTCGTCGACCGCACCGACCACAACGGTCGCGAAGCTCCCGAGCGTCGCGGGCAAGCCGTGCGTCGCGGTGAAGGGCGCGTTGCCGAAGGGCGCGCCCGCCGTGCCGGTGCAGCTCGGCAAACCCCCGACGAAGCTCGTCACGAGGGACCTCAAGGTCGGCACCGGCGCGGTCGTGAAGGCCACGCAGACCGTGACCGTCGACTACATCGGCGTCTCGTGCACGACGGGCAAGATCTTCGACTCGTCGTACGCGAGCGGCAAGCCCGTGAGCTTCCCGCTCAACCAGGTGATCAAGGGCTGGACCGACGGCATCGCGGGGATGAAGGTCGGCGGCGAGCGCGTGCTCGGCATTCCGCCCGCGCTCGCCTACGGCTCCGATGGTCGGGCCCCCGACATCGCGCCGGACGAGACGCTCTGGTTCGTCGTCACCGTCCGCAGCGCGAAGTAG